Proteins encoded by one window of Nicotiana tabacum cultivar K326 chromosome 10, ASM71507v2, whole genome shotgun sequence:
- the LOC107771860 gene encoding uncharacterized protein LOC107771860: MVSWLLQLTPKAERSPPPQPWNSEHCDILDVGLGTQVYETESSLSASKIGRKCAKRLDSIWGAWVFFSFYFRPVLNEKSKAKMVRDSNGYSGFDKSDLQLDVFMVQHDMENLYMWIFKERPENALGKMQLRSYMNGHSRQGERPFPFSVDKGFVRSHRMQRKHYRGLSNPQCIHGIEVVPSPNLVVLDEEERKRWMELTGRELNFTIPHEASDYSSWRNLPNTEFELERPLPPIKSNSHSNPKKLANGSGLNLLTQPSNHSNGDAMDLLPANGKRKKDFFPHGNEDECYLQVNPPSYQTPDLEIHPTEPHWLHEFSGVMRDAYGPVTAAKSIYEDEQGYLIVISLPFVDLQRVKVSWRNTLTHGIIKVSCLSTSRMPFINRQNRTFKLDDSSSEHCPPGEFVREIPLSTRIPEDAKIEAYYDESGTVLEMLVPKLCEGPEEHEVRVCLRPHLGGNDLMLT; the protein is encoded by the exons ATGGTTTCTTGGTTATTGCAGCTTACCCCAAAAG CTGAGCGTAGCCCTCCTCCACAGCCATGGAACTCGGAACACTGTGATATTCTTGATGTTGGGCTTGGGACCCAAGTGTATGAGACTGAAAGTTCTCTTAGTGCATCTAAGATCGGAAGGAAATGTGCGAAACGCTTAGATAGTATTTGGGGTGCTTGGGTTttctttagcttttattttaggCCCGTGTTAAATGAGAAATCCAAGGCAAAGATGGTACGAGATAGTAATGGATATTCGGGGTTTGATAAGTCTGATCTCCAGCTTGACGTATTCATGGTTCAACATGATATGGAAAATTTGTATATGTGGATTTTCAAGGAAAGGCCCGAGAATGCATTGGGTAAGATGCAGCTCCGGAGTTACATGAACGGGCATTCTCGTCAAGGAGAGCGTCCATTTCCCTTTAGTGTTGACAAGGGTTTCGTCCGATCTCATAGAATGCAGAGGAAGCACTACAGGGGACTATCAAATCCTCAGTGTATTCACGGGATTGAGGTCGTTCCATCTCCCAATCTCGTGGTTCTTGACGAAGAGGAGCGGAAAAGATGGATGGAACTCACGGGTAGGGAACTCAACTTCACTATCCCACACGAAGCAAGCGATTACAGTTCATGGAGAAACCTCCCCAACACTGAATTCGAGCTCGAGAGACCACTCCCACCAATTAAGAGTAATTCGCATTCCAACCCGAAGAAACTAGCTAATGGGTCAGGGCTTAATTTGTTAACTCAGCCGTCCAATCACAGCAATGGGGACGCGATGGATCTACTACCTGCCAATGGCAAAAGGAAAAAGGATTTCTTCCCTCACGGAAATGAAGATGAGTGTTATCTGCAAGTAAATCCTCCTTCCTATCAAACTCCGGATTTGGAAATACACCCAACTGAACCGCATTGGTTACATGAATTTAGCGGGGTTATGAGGGACGCCTACGGGCCCGTTACGGCTGCTAAAAGCATATATGAAGATGAGCAAGGTTACTTAATTGTTATCAGTTTGCCATTTGTGGATCTTCAAAGGGTGAAAGTTTCCTGGCGGAACACGCTGACACATGGGATAATAAAGGTATCTTGTTTGAGCACATCTCGGATGCCATTCATCAACAGACAGAACAGAACTTTCAAGCTCGATGATTCATCCTCAGAACACTGCCCTCCAGGGGAGTTTGTCAGAGAAATTCCTCTCTCAACAAGAATTCCTGAAGATGCTAAAATTGAAGCATATTACGACGAATCAGGAACAGTGCTCGAGATGTTGGTGCCAAAACTCTGTGAAGGGCCTGAAGAACATGAAGTTCGCGTTTGCCTCCGTCCTCACCTTGGGGGAAATGACCTCATGTTGACCTAA